The DNA window TGTTGACATAGATAAAGTAAATAAAAATAAATTTTCACTAAGTCCAAAACTTTCTAAAAATAAAAGTACAGTCATTACACCAGGACAAGGACAAAGTCCTAAGACAATAGAAAAACCTAATATATTTTTTACCTTTGTTTCATGGCAATGGTCACAACTTTTATTTCTTAAAACTGAATAAATATTATATAAACCAATTAAGATAATCAAAATAGAAGCAACTAATCTAGTTCTATTATCTAAATCATAGAATAGCATCATAGAAGCTTTATCTGATAAATTTATAATGAATTTTACCAATATATAAGCTGATAAACCTTGTAAATATGCTATTAAAAAAGATACTAAAAGTAACTTAGGAAAATTCAATTTTTCTTTTACTGAATATGTTAAAACTAAAGTTTTACCATGCCCTGGTCCAAAAGAATGGACTATTCCATATAAGAAAGTAAAGAATAACATTGTATAAACAATTTTTTCATTTTCTTTTTCTATTAATTCACTTATTTTTTCAACTATTTCTTGTTGATATATTGCTATTTTAAACATAATTAAGTTAAAATTTGAAATTAATAAATAAATTAGTCCAATAGCAATAATTCCAATTAAATATTTAACAATTTTTTTCATCAAAATGTACCTCTAATCTAAAAATTTTACATCATTCCAATTGTCACATACATAACATGTAAATAATAAATGAGATAAGTAATAAATGCAAAAGAAAGTGCAATTATTATATTTTTAATAAACTCTTTCATTTAAATCACTTCCTTTATTTTACCATTAAAATCAATTTCATAATAAGAAAAGTTCCAAAAAAAGCTAATAAAAATACTCCAACTACTTTAATTATTATTCCCATTATATCTTTCATTCAAATGTCACCTCATATTCCTCTGGACTTACTAAGTTAAAATAAAATTTTATCTTATCATTTGTAAAAAAATTTACCCTAGACTTTACATTCTTATCAATCTTTAATGATGATTTTTCATAATCATAATTATAGTAATATTTTGTGTCATACAAAGCTATTTTTAAATTTAGAATTTTTTGTTATCTTTTCATCAATAGGAAGGAAAAAATATATTTCTAAACTATCATCTACTAATTTTGCCTGTTCAAAAATTACATCATCTTCCTTATAAGTTTTATTATTGTATTTAACTCTTATATGTTTAAATAAATGTTTTAAAAATACAATATTTTCTTCTTCAACATTCATCTCTTTATCAGGTTTTAAAACCTTTTTATTTAATCTTGTATTCAATTCATCTAAATTTAATTGTATTTCTATTCCTTCAAGTTTTTTATTTTCAGTTTTTACATCTATATTTGTATCAAAAAAAACATGAGGATGAGAATAACTATATATACTAATAATCAAAAATAATATTATCTTATAAATAATTTTCATTTCATTTTCTCTTTCTAATTTTATTTTACCTTTTTATAATATATCTATTTAGTTCATAATTTCAAATATTTTTTATATTTACTTAAAATACAATTTTAAAATATATTGAAGAAAAGTCTATTTTATGTTAATATTACAATATTAAGCAAATAAAAATAAAAGAGGAAGGTGATACTTTGATAAAATATATAATAAAGAGATTGTTGTACTTAATTCCTATATTAGTTGGAGTAACTTTCCTGACATTTCTAATGTTATATCTAGCTCCATCAGATCCAATATCAATGAAATACACATCAATGGCTACTGTTGGAGATTCAAAATATATTGAAGAAAAAAAAGAAGAAATGGGTTTAAATGATAGTTTTATAAAACAATATATGAGATGGAGTAAAAATGTTCTATCTGGTGATTTTGGAATATCTACTAAATACAATGTGCCAGTAAAGGATGAAATAACCAAAAGACTTCCTAAAACATTAGCACTAACTGGAACAACTATTCTTATAACAATTTTATTAGCCTTTCCTCTTGGGATAATATCAGCTCAATATAAAAATAAATGGATAGATTACCTTATAAGATTTTTTTCATTTACTGGAATTTCAATACCTAGTTTTTGGTTAGGATTGATGTTAATGTATTTCTTTTCAGTAAAATTTAAACTTTTACCTATTATTGGAAGTAAGGGAATAAAAAGTCTTATTCTTCCATCAATAACACTTTCTGTATGGCTTGTTGCAGTCTACATAAGAAGAATAAGAGCTTGTATACTTGAAGAAATAAATAAAGACTATGTTGTTGCTTTAAAATCAAAGGGAATTTCATATTCAAAAATAATGTTTTTTCATATATTGCCAAATTCCTTATTGACAATAGTTACTATGTTCGGAATGTCAATAGGTTCTATACTAGGTGGAACAACAATAATTGAAACAATATTTGAATATCGTGGACTTGGAAAAATGGCAGCAGATGCTATAACTAATAGAGATTATTTTTTAATGCAAGGCTATGTGATATGGACGGCTATAATCTATGTTGTAATAAATCTTCTTGTAGATATTCTCTATAAATATCTTAATCCTAAAATTCAAATGGGAGATGAGAGCTAATGAAAAATAAAAAAATTGACTATAAATTTTCTATAATTTTAACATTGGCTATTATTATAATTTTAATTACAGTTTTTGCAAATTATTTAGCACCTTATAATCCTGATTATCAAAATTATGATGCTATATCTCAAGCTCCTAATTCTGCTTATCTATTAGGAACAGATTATGTAGGTAGAGATATTTTATCAAGAATATTATATGGAGGTAGATATTCTTTACTGATTGCTTTATTAGTAACTTTCTTAGTTGCTCTTATAGGTATTATAATAGGACTTATATCTGGCTATTTAGGAGGAATAGTTGATGTTGTCATTATGAGAGTTGTTGACTTGATAATGTCTTTTCCATATATAGTTTTTGTAATAGCAGTAGTAACAATTTTTGGTGGAGGCTTAAAAAATTTAATTTTAGCTATGACCTTAATTAGTTGGACCAACTATGCAAGAGTTACAAGAGCTATGGTAATATCACTAAAGAATAATGATTTTATAAATCAAGCTAAATTAAGCGGAGCTAGTAATTTTAGAATTATGTATAAATATTTAGCACCTAATGTTTTACCTTATTTAATTGTTTTAACAACACAGGATATTGCAAATAATCTTTTAACTTTATCAAGTTTGTCTCTTTTAGGAATAGGAGTACAACCCCCAACAGCAGAATGGGGACTGATGTTAAGTGAAGGTAAAAAATATATTCAAACAGCACCTTGGATACTATTTTTCCCAGGAATAGCTATATTTATTTGTGTAATTGTTTTTAATTTACTTGGGGATAGTTTTAGAGATATTCTCGATCCCAAAGAGTAATTTTTATAATTTTAATTTTATGTACAGGAGGAAGTTGTGAAGAAAAAAGTATTATTAGGAATTTTTTTGGCTCTTATTTCAGTTGGAATTTTAACAAGTTGTGGGACTGAAAAGGAAAAAGAAACAGTGACAACAGAGGTTCAAGCTACTGGTGGGCATATGAATATTGCTCTTTATTGGTTTGGAGAAACATTAGATCCAGCATTAGACTGGGATGGTTGGACATTGACAAGAGCTGCTGTTGGAGAAACATTAGTAACTGTTGATGAAAATTTACAAATAGTTGGTCAATTAGCAGATTCTTGGGAAAATGTTGATGACACAACTTGGAAATTTCATATTCGTCAGGGAGTAACTTTCCAAAATGGAAATCCTTTAACTCCAGAAGCAGTAAAATCTTCTATTGAAAGAACTGTAAAATTGAATGAAAGAGGAGAAAATGCTTTAAAATTAGCCAGTATAGATGTAGATGGAGAATATGTAGTTATAAAAACAAAAGAGCCTTATGGAGCATTTTTAGCAAATATCTCTGACCCTATGTTTATAATAGTTGACACGGGTGCAGATACTTCTAAATTCAAAGAAACTCCTATCTGTACAGGTCCATATATGGTAACTTCATTTAAACCTGCTACTTCATTTGAAACAGTTGCTTATGAAAATTATTGGGGAGGAAAACCTGCACTTGATAGTGTAACTGTATTTGATATAGAAGATGACAATACTAGAGCTCTTTCTCTACAATCAGGAGATGTTGATATGGCTCAAGGTGTAAGAGCTGGAGATATAGCTTTATTTACTGATAATAAAGATTATATTGTAAAATCAACAACGGGAACTCGTATAGAATTTTTAGTTATGAATACTGTAAAATCTTCTTTAAGTGATAAAAACCTTCGTTTAGCTGTCAATTCAGCAGTAGACTATGATACTATTGCAAAAGTTGTTGGTGGAGGAGCTGTTCCAGCTAAGGCACCTTTCCCAGCTAGTGCTCCTTATGGTTATGATGAACTTAATAAACAAACTTTTGATTTAGAAAAAACTAAAACTCTTTTAACAGAAGCTGGATATAAAGATACAGATAATGATGGTTATGTTGATAAAGATGGTAAAAATCTTGAATTAAATATCTATGGAACTGCTGGTGGAAATACTAGAGCTAATTCAACAGTAGCAGAACTTTTAGAATCTCAATTAAAGACAGCAGGAATAAAAGCTAATATAAAAATAGCTGAAAATCTTGATGAAATTAAAAAGAATGGAGAATTTGATTTGTTATTCCAAAACTGGCAAACAGTTTCAACAGGAGATTCTCAATGGTTCTTAGACAATGCTTTTAAAACTGATGGAAGTGGAAACTATGGTAAATATAGTAATCAACAATTAGATGATTTAATTAACAAACTTGCTACTACATTTGATGTAAAAGAACGTCAAAAAATAACAAAAGAAGCTAGTCAAATAATAATAGATGAAGGATATGGAACATATATAGTAAGTCAAGCAAATGTAAATGTATCTAATAATAAAGTAGAAAATATGGGTAATTTCCCAATAGATTATTATTT is part of the Fusobacterium nucleatum genome and encodes:
- a CDS encoding ABC transporter substrate-binding protein: MKKKVLLGIFLALISVGILTSCGTEKEKETVTTEVQATGGHMNIALYWFGETLDPALDWDGWTLTRAAVGETLVTVDENLQIVGQLADSWENVDDTTWKFHIRQGVTFQNGNPLTPEAVKSSIERTVKLNERGENALKLASIDVDGEYVVIKTKEPYGAFLANISDPMFIIVDTGADTSKFKETPICTGPYMVTSFKPATSFETVAYENYWGGKPALDSVTVFDIEDDNTRALSLQSGDVDMAQGVRAGDIALFTDNKDYIVKSTTGTRIEFLVMNTVKSSLSDKNLRLAVNSAVDYDTIAKVVGGGAVPAKAPFPASAPYGYDELNKQTFDLEKTKTLLTEAGYKDTDNDGYVDKDGKNLELNIYGTAGGNTRANSTVAELLESQLKTAGIKANIKIAENLDEIKKNGEFDLLFQNWQTVSTGDSQWFLDNAFKTDGSGNYGKYSNQQLDDLINKLATTFDVKERQKITKEASQIIIDEGYGTYIVSQANVNVSNNKVENMGNFPIDYYFLKADTKINK
- a CDS encoding ABC transporter permease, producing the protein MIKYIIKRLLYLIPILVGVTFLTFLMLYLAPSDPISMKYTSMATVGDSKYIEEKKEEMGLNDSFIKQYMRWSKNVLSGDFGISTKYNVPVKDEITKRLPKTLALTGTTILITILLAFPLGIISAQYKNKWIDYLIRFFSFTGISIPSFWLGLMLMYFFSVKFKLLPIIGSKGIKSLILPSITLSVWLVAVYIRRIRACILEEINKDYVVALKSKGISYSKIMFFHILPNSLLTIVTMFGMSIGSILGGTTIIETIFEYRGLGKMAADAITNRDYFLMQGYVIWTAIIYVVINLLVDILYKYLNPKIQMGDES
- a CDS encoding nickel/cobalt transporter, with the translated sequence MKKIVKYLIGIIAIGLIYLLISNFNLIMFKIAIYQQEIVEKISELIEKENEKIVYTMLFFTFLYGIVHSFGPGHGKTLVLTYSVKEKLNFPKLLLVSFLIAYLQGLSAYILVKFIINLSDKASMMLFYDLDNRTRLVASILIILIGLYNIYSVLRNKSCDHCHETKVKNILGFSIVLGLCPCPGVMTVLLFLESFGLSENLFLFTLSMSTGIFLVILFFGILANTFKKTLVEDENFKLHKILALIGASLMILFGIFQILILGE
- a CDS encoding ABC transporter permease, with amino-acid sequence MKNKKIDYKFSIILTLAIIIILITVFANYLAPYNPDYQNYDAISQAPNSAYLLGTDYVGRDILSRILYGGRYSLLIALLVTFLVALIGIIIGLISGYLGGIVDVVIMRVVDLIMSFPYIVFVIAVVTIFGGGLKNLILAMTLISWTNYARVTRAMVISLKNNDFINQAKLSGASNFRIMYKYLAPNVLPYLIVLTTQDIANNLLTLSSLSLLGIGVQPPTAEWGLMLSEGKKYIQTAPWILFFPGIAIFICVIVFNLLGDSFRDILDPKE